The Bacillaceae bacterium S4-13-56 genomic sequence ACTTAAATTTCTGAAACTGTCACCCAATGAATCAAATCGACTCTCAAACTCCGAAAGTAGCACCCAAACACAATAGTTAGCACTCAAGCTTTACAATAAAGAGAATGAATGAAAAACCTCTCTAGCACTCAATGAACTAATCCATCACCCAAACAATTCATGTAGCATTCAAATAAGAATCGTAGCCCCCATCAGACAATGTCCCAAACCTGCCACGTCATCAACCTCCAAACCCCAGATAACAAAGAAAATTAATAAAAAAGCTCTGACCCTCAATGAACAATTTCATTACTTGAAAAATTCAGTGCTACTCAAATAAAACCACCCATCTCATCCTCAATAAATAATTCATAAATCATCTATAAGTGAACAGGCAAGAATCTAATAATCTCACATACAATGAAACGTAGAAACTTTTATGTATAAAATTCGTTAGATTAGGAGACCCTAATAATAACGGAGGTGGGGAGAATGAATAATAAAACAAATAGGGAAGATATTTGTGTCATTTGTAACCGTAAAACAGATGAGGGCTACTATCTATATACATCTTACATTTGTTGTGTTTGTGAAAAGGAGATGCTAGAGACAGAACCTCATGAGGAAAAATATCAATACTATATTGATAAATTGAAAGCTACTAAACAAAAAACTAAGATGTTATCTTAAACTAAGATGAATTTCACTAAGCTCGCCAATTGGCGGGCTTTTCGATTTTTTGTATTGCACGCTCATTATAGATTCTATACCATTAGAACATAACCAAAAGGGAGGAAGTATGGATGTTATGAAGAGACAGAATAAGACCCCGATAGTGGAAGCGATCATAAAATATGTGCAAAAAGATCCGATCTCCTTCCATGTACCTGGACACAAAAATGGAAAAATTACCTCTGAATATTTTTTGAAGGAAGTCTTTCCTTTTGATGTGACTGAGCTCGAAGGTTTAGATGATCTTCATCATCCTGAAGGAGTTATTAAAGAAGCTCAGGAGATAGCTGCTGAATTTTTTGGAGCCGATCATACATTTTTTCTTGTTGGAGGAAGTACTGTAGGAAATTTAGCCATGATTCTCTCCTTGTGTTTAGAAGGGGATGAGATTATCGTTCAACGAAATTCTCATAAATCTGTTCTTCATGGATTGGAGCTAGCTGGAGCAAAACCTATCTTTATAAACCCAGAATATGATAAAGACGTGTTTCGTTTTGGACATCCTTCTTATAATGAGCTA encodes the following:
- a CDS encoding sigma factor G inhibitor Gin, with the translated sequence MNNKTNREDICVICNRKTDEGYYLYTSYICCVCEKEMLETEPHEEKYQYYIDKLKATKQKTKMLS